One window of Salminus brasiliensis chromosome 16, fSalBra1.hap2, whole genome shotgun sequence genomic DNA carries:
- the hunk gene encoding hormonally up-regulated neu tumor-associated kinase homolog A produces MPEAGTDMSMDRLFGVKAPTSVAPESLPPSSLTSGPPGDILRNFYHTKRVGNYLIGRKLGEGSFAKVREGLHALTGEKVAVKVIDKRKAKKDSYVTKNLRREGQIQQMIRHPNITQLLDILETENSYYLVMELCPGGNLMNHIYEKKRLDEREAQKYVRQLVMAVEHLHRAGVVHRDLKIENLLLDEQDNIKLIDFGLSNCAGILGYSDPFSTQCGSPAYAAPELLSRKKYGPKVDVWSIGVNMYAMLTGTLPFTVEPFSLKALHQRMVDKDMNPLPPSLSSAAVSLLKSLLEPDPAKRPNIHQVMADSWLQLGNPHTGVPYLNRIHIEEINHTVLLHMTERMGYKHSEVLSAVLTNRACHTLAVYFLLNKKMKRLSKEYREKQYSMEKEKKSELFQTQWRKHIEKITIPPKQTPVYLAVSKGPTKEKKQKTGLLKAMTGLKEAYSGQGGCIASSSLEYLEIHPLFPQEARRLDVQPPQKESSKDVKAVDVPARPPSSLGAHSWASASKEPSKEAPPSPWYKLTNGALSPPRHVSAFQPDSSYLKKATIPSPPVLIVKPQPKKSPPTTDWPTPSPPESSSGGSGGSDEPDSPQHRSKFPSMGIGQILKKKVPPFTFQVPPFRPEPAVEVESPTPYHMQTLLCASGALKTLC; encoded by the exons ATGCCCGAGGCTGGCACAGACATGAGCATGGACCGGCTTTTCGGGGTAAAAGCCCCGACCTCCGTGGCTCCAGAGAGCCTGCCGCCCTCGTCTTTAACCAGCGGCCCGCCTGGAGACATCCTCCGCAACTTCTACCACACCAAGAGAGTTGGGAACTATCTCATCGGCAGGAAACTGGGAGAGGGGTCTTTCGCCAAAGTTCGTGAGGGTCTTCACGCTCTGACTGGAGAGAAG GTGGCAGTGAAAGTGATAGACAAAAGAAAGGCCAAGAAGGACTCGTATGTTACGAAGAACCTCCGTCGGGAGGGCCAGATCCAGCAGATGATTCGCCACCCCAACATCACCCAGCTGCTGGACATCCTGGAGACAGAGAACAGCTACTACCTCGTCATGGAGCTCTGCCCAGGAGGAAACCTCATGAACCACATCTACGAGAAGAAGCGGCTTGACGAGAGGGAGGCGCAGAAATATGTTCGGCAGCTAGTCATGGCTGTGGAGCACCTGCACAGGGCCGGAGTGGTACACAG AGACCTCAAGATTGAAAATCTTTTGCTGGACGAACAGGACAACATTAAGCTCATAG aTTTTGGACTGAGCAATTGCGCGGGAATCCTTGGATATTCAGACCCTTTCAGCACTCAGTGTGGCAGCCCAGCCTATGCCGCTCCCGAGCTGCTCTCCCGGAAAAAGTATGGCCCCAAAGTAGACGTCTGGTCAAT CGGAGTCAACATGTATGCCATGCTCACCGGCACCCTCCCCTTCACGGTGGAGCCGTTCAGCCTCAAAGCTCTGCACCAGAGGATGGTAGACAAGGACATGAACCCTCTACCCCCTTCACTCTCATCAG CTGCAGTTAGTTTACTGAAGAGCCTTCTAGAACCAGACCCCGCCAAGAGGCCCAACATCCACCAGGTTATGGCAGACTCATGGCTGCAGTTGGGCAACCCACACACTGGAGTCCCTTACTTGAACAG GATCCACATAGAAGAGATTAACCACACGGTTCTTCTGCACATGACTGAGCGGATGGGCTACAAGCACAGTGAGGTCCTCAGCGCTGTCCTTACAAATCGTGCCTGCCACACTCTCGCCGTCTATTTCCTCCTCAACAAGAAGATGAAGAGACTTTCCAAAGAATATCGG GAGAAGCAGTACAGTatggagaaggagaaaaagagcgAACTGTTCCAGACCCAGTGGAGGAAACACATTGAGAAAATCACCATCCCCCCCAAGCAGACACCAGTTTATCTGGCTGTGAGCAAAGGCCCCACCaaggaaaagaaacagaaaacag GGCTTCTCAAAGCGATGACCGGTCTCAAGGAAGCTTACTCAGGCCAAGGTGGCTGCATAGCCTCTTCCTCGCTGGAATACCTGGAGATCCACCCTCTCTTTCCCCAAGAAGCCCGCCGCCTGGATGTCCAGCCGCCCCAGAAAGAGAGCTCCAAAGACGTGAAAGCCGTGGATGTCCCAGCCCGGCCGCCCTCCTCTCTGGGTGCTCATTCCTGGGCTTCAGCAAGCAAGGAGCCCAGCAAAGAAGCCCCTCCGTCCCCCTGGTACAAGCTGACCAACggcgctctctctccacctcgCCACGTGTCTGCCTTCCAGCCAGACAGCTCCTACCTGAAAAAAGCCACCATCCCCAGCCCCCCAGTCCTCATCGTCAAACCCCAGCCCAAGAAGAGCCCCCCCACAACGGACTGGCCCACTCCTAGCCCCCCAGAGTCTAGCAGCGGGGGCAGTGGGGGCAGTGATGAACCCGACAGCCCACAGCACCGCAGCAAGTTCCCCTCCATGGGCATCgggcagatcctgaagaagaagGTTCCCCCGTTCACCTTCCAGGTGCCTCCGTTCAGGCCAGAACCAGCAGTGGAGGTGGAGTCACCCACTCCTTACCACATGCAAACGCTGCTCTGTGCCTCTGGGGCCCTCAAGACTCTGTGCTGA